One genomic segment of Methylocystis hirsuta includes these proteins:
- a CDS encoding DUF2267 domain-containing protein: protein MVGWGNKPRAYRLIRTVLQAVRDWLQVNDAAHLGAQLPLLLRGVYYEDWRPAATPVKKRDKASFLARIDDAFVTDPMSDTLEAVTATFRLLSDKISGGEIDKVRQALPSDLRALWPPPASNPR from the coding sequence ATGGTTGGTTGGGGCAACAAGCCGCGCGCCTATCGCTTAATCAGGACGGTGCTTCAAGCTGTACGCGACTGGTTGCAGGTAAACGATGCCGCGCATCTCGGCGCGCAGTTGCCGCTCTTGCTGCGTGGGGTCTACTACGAAGACTGGCGGCCCGCCGCCACCCCGGTCAAGAAGCGCGACAAAGCGAGTTTCCTCGCCCGGATTGACGACGCCTTCGTCACCGACCCGATGAGCGACACCTTGGAGGCGGTCACGGCGACATTCCGTCTGCTCTCAGATAAAATCAGCGGCGGCGAGATTGACAAGGTGCGCCAAGCCCTGCCATCCGACCTGCGCGCGCTATGGCCTCCGCCAGCATCGAATCCACGGTGA
- the scpB gene encoding SMC-Scp complex subunit ScpB, with amino-acid sequence MPSMKAHRQDSAPPNRRVPRRDGDLLFDADLSDLPQAMRWREWMGRVEAAIFAAPSPVTRDALTKLVGRDCNFDDLICDIRDDLRPRPYDLVLVAGGYQLRTKPRYADAIRVLNNDARAAGPPALTPTELLTVTAIAYLQPATRAELSRLAGKEISRDVIGRLKGLDLIAAGPRAPTPGAPYAYVTTRKFLEVFGLASLRDLPDIERLEDEGLLERPQPEADLDAVLFAEEEDLKEHWE; translated from the coding sequence ATGCCGTCGATGAAGGCGCATCGACAGGACAGTGCGCCGCCAAACCGTCGTGTGCCGCGGCGCGACGGGGATTTGCTGTTCGACGCCGATCTTTCCGATCTGCCACAGGCGATGCGCTGGCGCGAATGGATGGGGCGCGTCGAAGCGGCGATCTTCGCCGCGCCGTCGCCGGTCACGCGCGACGCGCTCACCAAACTGGTCGGGCGCGATTGCAATTTTGATGATTTGATTTGCGACATTCGCGACGATTTGCGGCCAAGACCCTATGACCTCGTTCTTGTCGCCGGCGGCTATCAACTGCGCACCAAACCGCGCTACGCCGACGCTATTCGCGTCTTGAACAACGACGCCCGCGCCGCCGGACCGCCAGCGCTGACGCCGACCGAACTCCTCACCGTGACGGCGATCGCCTATCTGCAGCCAGCGACGCGCGCGGAACTTTCCCGACTTGCGGGCAAAGAGATCAGCCGCGACGTGATCGGTCGCTTGAAAGGTCTCGACCTCATCGCCGCCGGCCCACGCGCCCCAACGCCCGGCGCGCCGTACGCCTATGTCACGACGAGGAAGTTTCTGGAGGTCTTCGGACTCGCGTCGCTGCGCGATCTCCCCGACATCGAACGGCTCGAAGACGAGGGACTTTTGGAGAGGCCGCAGCCGGAGGCCGATCTTGACGCCGTTCTTTTCGCGGAAGAGGAGGATCTCAAAGAGCATTGGGAATGA
- a CDS encoding DUF1403 family protein, translating to MPRWAKGDAGAQGRRQDDALGGAGDAQFFAGAALALLDHILHSGPDVSSAGKSSAEPPFAGALRQRLALRAATACARIARLREDEPALRDAEHLASFDAALTPGGRLHRLWRLFATRPARLDAPFMRAAADCLEVPPHIDCEALAVLVRESLTTENPLNAATRVSTAALHILDDAPQIDAEIFALWLADLVLARRLGWAAPLPLLATTISHPSMRVANGRRPHPGDPDWSLSVARAYARAAQEAYALAGELSRRSAMLSSVAPKLRAKKAARVVDLLLADDCVSPARAAKTAGLSDRAARRLFDRLVALGAVRELSGRANFRLYGL from the coding sequence CTGCCGCGTTGGGCGAAAGGCGACGCCGGTGCGCAAGGCCGGCGGCAAGACGACGCGCTTGGCGGCGCGGGTGACGCGCAGTTTTTCGCCGGCGCAGCGCTCGCGTTGCTCGATCACATTCTGCACTCCGGCCCCGATGTTTCGAGCGCCGGCAAGAGCAGCGCCGAGCCGCCCTTTGCCGGCGCGTTGCGTCAGCGTCTCGCCTTGCGCGCCGCCACCGCCTGCGCACGAATAGCGCGGTTGCGGGAAGATGAGCCGGCGCTACGCGACGCCGAACATCTCGCCAGCTTCGATGCGGCGCTGACGCCGGGCGGCCGCCTGCATCGACTCTGGCGTCTCTTCGCGACGCGTCCGGCGCGGCTTGACGCGCCGTTCATGCGCGCCGCCGCCGATTGTCTCGAGGTGCCCCCGCATATCGATTGCGAAGCGCTCGCCGTTCTTGTGCGCGAGAGTTTGACAACTGAGAATCCGCTCAATGCTGCGACGCGTGTGAGCACCGCAGCTCTGCACATCCTTGACGATGCGCCGCAAATCGACGCGGAAATTTTTGCCTTGTGGCTCGCCGATCTCGTGCTGGCGCGACGCCTCGGCTGGGCGGCGCCGCTGCCGCTGTTGGCGACGACGATCTCGCATCCGTCGATGCGCGTCGCAAATGGTCGCCGACCGCACCCCGGCGATCCTGATTGGTCTTTGAGCGTCGCGCGCGCCTATGCGCGGGCCGCGCAAGAGGCTTACGCGTTGGCCGGCGAGTTGTCGCGGCGTTCCGCCATGCTGTCGAGCGTCGCGCCAAAATTGCGCGCCAAAAAGGCCGCGCGAGTCGTCGACCTGTTACTTGCGGATGATTGCGTTTCGCCGGCGCGGGCGGCGAAAACGGCGGGGCTTTCGGATCGCGCCGCGCGGCGGCTGTTCGATCGGCTCGTTGCGCTTGGCGCCGTGCGCGAACTCTCCGGTCGCGCCAATTTTCGGCTCTACGGACTGTGA
- a CDS encoding PadR family transcriptional regulator gives MAADKSEHQEFLAGLIRLHILHHAVHGELYGQWLIEELQRHGYRISPGTLYPMLHALERKGYLKSSMQGVGRRARRVYHATKKGREALHVLKDKVRELFSELIEGR, from the coding sequence ATGGCCGCCGACAAGAGCGAGCACCAGGAATTCCTGGCCGGCCTGATCCGGCTGCACATCCTCCATCACGCGGTGCATGGGGAACTCTATGGCCAGTGGTTGATCGAGGAGCTGCAACGACATGGCTACCGGATCAGCCCCGGCACGCTCTACCCCATGCTGCATGCGCTCGAACGCAAGGGGTACTTGAAGTCCAGCATGCAAGGCGTTGGCCGGCGTGCGCGCCGTGTCTATCACGCGACCAAGAAGGGGCGCGAGGCTCTTCACGTGCTGAAAGACAAAGTGCGCGAGTTGTTCTCCGAATTGATCGAGGGCCGATAA
- a CDS encoding ISKra4 family transposase produces the protein MQKLVWRVKLVADLGDEAAETEVEVARIERDEFTVPETLGLSLGEGKRLTAAIQTEMVRAQAATMGERFRCCAHCGSTLSSKGYRLVTFRSLFGDVPLRVRRFANCQCCREVADEPRSFSALTLERGIAPELAYVTAKFAALAPFAKVADLLAELLPVGGAVNAGTVRNRTRRVGEHIARLRPEGVADPDIDAVNPAVVIGLDGGYLRSRHRRPERNFEVLAGKVLNIDGSQHRFAFARNGNSASEFADAVVSAGVRLGTPATVLCDGDPGLWKLQRQVMPEAALVLDWFHIAMRFEHALQAARGLGAGTFSDCLQGHPIRELESAKWRLWHGRSSACLGRLARLMHWFDAAHVRDVKGAAAVRRHINDLIEYLYANELTLVNYGRRRRDRLPISTAFVESAVNEILSKRMIKKQQMRWNRWTVQPFLDVRVAVLNNTLAGSFRRLYPDFQPDNENHPKQLAA, from the coding sequence ATGCAAAAGCTGGTTTGGCGGGTGAAGCTTGTCGCGGACCTCGGGGACGAAGCGGCGGAAACCGAGGTCGAGGTGGCGCGGATCGAAAGAGACGAGTTCACTGTCCCGGAAACGCTTGGTCTGTCGCTTGGCGAAGGGAAACGCCTTACCGCTGCTATTCAAACGGAAATGGTCCGCGCGCAGGCGGCGACGATGGGCGAGCGCTTCCGGTGCTGCGCGCATTGTGGTTCGACCTTGTCCAGCAAAGGCTACAGATTGGTCACCTTTCGATCCCTCTTCGGCGACGTGCCGCTTCGAGTTCGTCGGTTCGCGAACTGCCAATGCTGCCGTGAAGTCGCGGACGAACCGAGAAGTTTTTCGGCGTTGACGCTTGAACGTGGCATAGCGCCCGAACTCGCCTACGTCACCGCCAAATTCGCCGCGCTCGCGCCGTTTGCTAAGGTGGCTGATCTGCTCGCCGAGTTGCTGCCCGTTGGCGGCGCTGTTAATGCCGGCACGGTGCGCAATCGAACCCGCCGTGTCGGCGAGCATATCGCGCGACTGCGTCCCGAGGGAGTGGCGGATCCCGATATTGACGCAGTGAATCCCGCAGTCGTGATCGGCCTTGATGGAGGCTATCTGCGCAGCCGGCATCGTCGCCCCGAACGGAATTTCGAAGTGCTGGCGGGCAAGGTGCTCAATATCGATGGATCGCAGCATCGCTTCGCCTTTGCTCGCAACGGCAATTCTGCGAGCGAATTTGCCGATGCGGTTGTGAGCGCGGGCGTCCGTCTCGGCACGCCGGCGACGGTGCTTTGCGACGGCGACCCTGGACTGTGGAAGTTGCAGCGTCAGGTCATGCCAGAGGCGGCTCTCGTCCTCGACTGGTTCCATATCGCCATGCGATTTGAACACGCTTTGCAGGCGGCGCGCGGCCTTGGCGCCGGCACTTTCAGCGACTGCCTCCAAGGCCATCCAATCCGCGAACTCGAGAGCGCCAAGTGGAGACTCTGGCACGGCCGCTCCAGCGCATGTCTTGGGCGCTTGGCGCGACTGATGCATTGGTTTGACGCCGCTCATGTCAGAGACGTCAAAGGCGCCGCCGCGGTCCGGCGACACATCAACGATCTGATTGAATATCTCTACGCCAATGAACTTACGCTCGTGAACTACGGACGGCGACGCCGCGATCGGCTGCCGATTTCAACCGCATTTGTGGAAAGCGCAGTCAACGAAATCCTATCAAAGCGCATGATCAAGAAGCAGCAGATGCGATGGAATAGGTGGACTGTGCAGCCCTTTCTTGACGTGCGTGTTGCCGTTCTCAACAACACGCTCGCCGGCTCGTTCAGGCGGCTCTATCCAGACTTCCAACCAGACAATGAAAATCACCCAAAGCAGCTCGCAGCGTGA
- a CDS encoding multicopper oxidase family protein codes for MEAPFEGPADVTLRIGPVLVDVADDHTISTIGYNGASPGPLIRLKEGKTVTVELINETDAPEFVHWHGQLVAAAVDGAAEENSLVVPARGKLRYRLTPQPAGLRFVHSHVVAGADLHRGGYTGQHAPVYIEPANDPGRYDQEVFLTTHEWEPFFTGQEMEEGEEHEEQKEEKEKTEAGEEKPNGWEVGYRLFSINGRALGHGEPIRVRQGARVLFRILNASATENIKLALPGHRFLVVALDGNPVPTPKLVDVLRLGAAERIDAIVEMNHPGAWVLGTPRDDDRKNGLGVIVEYAGSRGDPQWVAPPRKSKWDYTIFGGGRPAPKPDQVIPMVFGKINGGKGGFNRWTINGKTYEDQGEPMKLQKGLRYRLAFDNRTDDAHPLHLHRNVFELTSVDGRPTAGVMKDVVVIRGFGRVDVDFTADQPGLSLFHCHHQLHMDYGFMQLFDVV; via the coding sequence GTGGAAGCGCCTTTTGAGGGACCTGCGGACGTGACGCTGCGCATCGGCCCCGTCCTTGTCGATGTCGCTGATGACCACACAATCAGCACGATCGGCTACAACGGCGCTTCTCCTGGTCCGCTCATCCGCTTGAAAGAAGGCAAGACAGTCACGGTCGAGCTCATCAACGAGACCGATGCGCCTGAATTCGTGCATTGGCACGGCCAGCTCGTCGCCGCAGCTGTGGATGGCGCGGCCGAAGAGAACAGTCTTGTTGTCCCGGCGCGCGGCAAACTCCGTTATCGGCTCACGCCGCAACCGGCGGGGCTGCGCTTCGTCCACAGCCATGTCGTGGCGGGAGCCGATCTTCACCGCGGCGGCTACACGGGCCAGCACGCGCCCGTTTACATCGAGCCCGCCAACGATCCGGGCCGCTATGACCAGGAAGTCTTCCTCACCACTCATGAATGGGAGCCGTTCTTCACCGGCCAAGAAATGGAAGAAGGAGAAGAGCACGAGGAACAGAAGGAAGAAAAGGAGAAGACGGAGGCAGGCGAGGAAAAACCGAATGGCTGGGAGGTCGGCTACCGACTGTTCTCCATCAACGGCCGAGCGCTGGGCCATGGCGAACCTATCCGCGTGCGCCAAGGCGCGCGCGTCCTCTTTCGTATTCTCAACGCCAGCGCCACCGAAAACATCAAGCTCGCCTTGCCGGGGCACCGCTTCCTCGTCGTGGCGCTCGACGGCAATCCAGTTCCCACGCCGAAGCTCGTCGACGTGCTGCGGCTCGGCGCCGCCGAACGGATCGATGCGATAGTCGAGATGAACCATCCCGGCGCGTGGGTGCTCGGCACGCCCAGGGACGATGACCGCAAAAACGGCTTGGGCGTCATCGTCGAATACGCCGGCAGCCGCGGGGATCCGCAGTGGGTGGCGCCGCCGCGGAAATCCAAGTGGGATTACACGATTTTCGGCGGCGGTCGACCGGCGCCGAAGCCCGACCAAGTGATCCCGATGGTGTTCGGAAAGATCAACGGCGGCAAGGGCGGGTTCAATCGTTGGACAATCAACGGCAAGACGTACGAAGATCAGGGCGAGCCGATGAAATTGCAGAAGGGACTGCGCTACCGGCTCGCTTTCGACAACCGAACGGATGACGCGCATCCCTTACATTTGCACCGCAACGTCTTCGAGCTGACCAGCGTCGACGGCAGGCCGACGGCGGGAGTCATGAAGGACGTCGTCGTCATTAGGGGCTTCGGCCGCGTCGATGTTGACTTCACCGCCGACCAGCCGGGCCTTTCCCTGTTTCATTGTCATCATCAGCTGCACATGGATTACGGCTTCATGCAGCTGTTCGACGTCGTATGA
- a CDS encoding CBS domain-containing protein, which yields MKVRDVMHRGVEWLSPDTPIATVAKEMLEHDIGAIPIGENDRLVGMVTDRDITIRAVVQGKDISKLTARDVMTSGVIYCRDAEEIDDAARIMESKQIRRLPVIDENKRMVGIVTLGDISHAGSRDLSAEVMKAVSAHHA from the coding sequence ATGAAGGTTCGAGATGTAATGCATAGGGGCGTCGAATGGCTTTCGCCCGATACGCCGATCGCGACTGTGGCGAAGGAGATGCTGGAACATGACATCGGCGCGATCCCAATCGGTGAAAATGACCGTCTTGTCGGTATGGTCACCGACCGCGACATCACGATTAGGGCCGTTGTTCAGGGTAAGGATATCTCTAAGCTCACGGCGCGCGACGTGATGACCAGCGGCGTCATCTATTGTCGCGACGCCGAAGAGATCGACGATGCGGCGCGCATCATGGAAAGCAAGCAGATTCGTCGCCTTCCAGTGATCGACGAGAACAAGCGCATGGTTGGAATTGTCACTCTTGGCGATATTTCTCATGCAGGGTCGCGCGACCTCTCGGCCGAAGTTATGAAGGCCGTTTCGGCGCATCACGCCTGA
- a CDS encoding Mu transposase C-terminal domain-containing protein has protein sequence MIEQRERCAGEKLRVTRAAKRVVLPPALRTGVAFRPTRQRLYLRAIAVVVRLLAAGPPAPFDRRARRRLRSKTRVRIALQQRCRFRFQDETHDLLKNSVLEKISLSPISVSIETISANFRFQLRLIDPSIDRTIIDMAGLIDDPNDPRWQEAERRDQFLRELLKATGWKATRDVVDAARMTFGVSRSTVYRIISRFLASRRASSLVPADRGTPRGAKRVDSKVERVIAEQINRVWLKKEKPNMRALIERVHEACRIDGLRLPHRSTIQRRVDELDVLRAARRRGETALEAAATPSAGNYRADKPNEIWQIDHTIVDMIVVDEETRLPIGRPVLTIAIDVCTRMVAGFYLSLDPPSSVSVGLCLLHAVYDKTSWLQERNIDYPWPVAGIPSILHCDNGAEFHSKSLQAACREYGIKLVHRPPATPRFGGHIERLIGTMMGAVHILPGTTFSNTKIRDGYASEQHAIFTLRELERWLAVEITGRYQQRIHSSLLRPPLAVWREGQGEVSCDLPPDRMAFWTSFLPEARRRLLKDGIHLEKIRYWSDVLSRDLGRREELLVKYDPRDLSRIFVRRPEGHYIEARYRNLSYPAITIWEWRNAKRRLFDLGKRDLSEETIFSALALQRRIEDDAASASAAARRKIVRRPRSAKQDAPIELSGVDTSKQHDGLDDMEFWE, from the coding sequence GTGATCGAGCAACGCGAGCGCTGCGCCGGCGAAAAACTGCGCGTCACCCGCGCCGCCAAGCGCGTCGTCTTGCCGCCGGCCTTGCGCACCGGCGTCGCCTTTCGCCCAACGCGGCAGCGGCTGTATTTGCGGGCTATTGCTGTGGTGGTGCGCCTCCTCGCCGCGGGTCCGCCCGCGCCGTTTGATCGTCGCGCGCGACGACGATTGCGCTCCAAGACCCGCGTCCGAATCGCTCTGCAGCAACGCTGTCGATTTCGGTTTCAAGATGAGACTCACGATCTTTTGAAAAACAGCGTCTTAGAAAAAATCAGTCTCAGTCCGATTTCGGTTTCAATTGAGACTATATCGGCAAATTTTCGGTTTCAATTGAGATTGATCGACCCGTCGATCGACCGTACTATTATCGACATGGCTGGTCTCATCGACGATCCAAACGATCCGCGTTGGCAGGAGGCCGAACGCCGAGACCAATTTCTGCGCGAACTGTTGAAGGCAACTGGATGGAAAGCGACGCGAGACGTTGTCGATGCCGCGCGCATGACCTTTGGTGTCAGCCGATCGACTGTGTACAGAATAATTAGTCGATTTCTTGCGTCGCGCAGGGCATCCAGCCTGGTGCCTGCGGATCGGGGAACTCCGCGAGGGGCCAAACGCGTTGACAGCAAGGTCGAGCGCGTCATTGCTGAACAGATCAATCGCGTCTGGTTGAAGAAGGAAAAGCCGAATATGCGCGCTCTGATCGAGCGCGTGCATGAAGCTTGCCGCATCGACGGACTGCGCCTGCCCCATCGCAGCACCATCCAACGCCGCGTTGACGAACTCGACGTGCTCCGCGCCGCCCGCAGGCGAGGAGAAACTGCCTTGGAAGCCGCCGCAACTCCGAGCGCCGGCAATTACCGCGCGGACAAGCCGAACGAGATTTGGCAAATCGACCACACAATCGTCGATATGATCGTTGTCGATGAAGAGACGCGATTGCCGATAGGACGTCCAGTTTTGACGATAGCCATCGACGTTTGCACGCGAATGGTAGCTGGCTTCTATCTATCGCTGGATCCGCCAAGCAGCGTCTCCGTGGGACTGTGTCTTCTTCACGCGGTCTATGACAAAACCTCGTGGCTACAAGAGCGCAATATCGATTATCCTTGGCCCGTCGCTGGCATTCCTTCAATTCTGCACTGCGACAACGGTGCAGAATTCCATTCAAAGTCACTGCAGGCAGCTTGCCGTGAATATGGGATAAAGCTCGTCCACCGTCCGCCTGCAACACCACGCTTCGGCGGACACATTGAACGTCTCATCGGCACCATGATGGGAGCCGTTCATATCCTTCCCGGCACAACGTTCAGCAACACGAAAATTCGCGATGGTTACGCTTCTGAGCAACACGCGATATTCACTCTAAGGGAACTTGAACGCTGGCTCGCGGTCGAAATCACCGGCCGCTATCAGCAGCGAATTCATTCCTCCTTGTTACGCCCGCCCCTGGCAGTCTGGCGAGAAGGCCAAGGCGAAGTGAGTTGTGACTTGCCGCCTGACAGGATGGCCTTCTGGACAAGCTTCCTGCCAGAAGCCCGGCGCCGATTGCTGAAGGACGGAATCCATCTCGAAAAAATCCGATATTGGTCAGATGTCCTCTCGCGGGACCTTGGGCGTCGAGAAGAATTACTCGTCAAATATGACCCCCGCGATCTGTCCCGAATTTTCGTACGTCGCCCTGAAGGTCACTACATCGAAGCCCGCTACCGCAACCTGTCCTACCCTGCGATCACGATCTGGGAGTGGCGCAATGCGAAGCGCCGTCTTTTCGATCTTGGTAAGCGCGATCTCAGTGAAGAGACTATTTTTTCTGCTCTCGCGCTTCAACGCCGAATCGAGGATGATGCAGCCTCGGCAAGCGCTGCTGCGCGCCGGAAAATTGTGAGGCGACCACGATCCGCAAAACAAGACGCCCCCATCGAACTGTCTGGCGTTGACACCTCGAAGCAGCATGATGGGCTGGACGATATGGAGTTTTGGGAATGA
- a CDS encoding TniB family NTP-binding protein, whose translation MTDELRIKATRTERWIGFARARHTLEHLQFLCDYPPSTRPPGLAIYAHSGMGKTMLVEKFRRANPPIVHSFAGSEVVPVLSISLSSKPSERRIYAQLLSSAGVDMRNAMTLVEMEVRALNLLKQLKVRVIVIDEVHNLLAGSPREQRVILQLFRHLSNELKASLVCLGIADAREAIAGDTQLARRLDQIVLPRWKADEEFQGLVVGILRSLPLRRPSALSAQSLRTLTRATDGITAKVFCMLNELAVEAVRSGSEQITDEDVERWKPALEREAVFA comes from the coding sequence ATGACGGATGAACTACGCATCAAGGCAACACGAACGGAGAGATGGATCGGCTTCGCCCGCGCGCGGCACACTCTCGAACATCTGCAATTCCTCTGTGACTACCCGCCCTCGACGCGCCCGCCTGGACTCGCCATTTACGCCCACAGTGGCATGGGAAAAACGATGCTCGTCGAGAAATTTCGTCGCGCAAATCCGCCAATCGTTCATTCATTCGCTGGCTCCGAGGTTGTCCCAGTCTTATCGATTTCCTTGTCGTCAAAACCTTCCGAGCGACGAATTTACGCGCAACTCTTGAGTAGCGCTGGCGTGGACATGCGAAACGCAATGACCCTCGTCGAAATGGAAGTGCGCGCGCTCAATCTTTTAAAGCAGCTGAAAGTTCGCGTGATCGTCATTGATGAGGTTCATAATCTCCTCGCGGGCAGTCCACGCGAGCAACGTGTCATTCTTCAGCTCTTTCGTCATCTGAGCAATGAGTTGAAAGCGTCATTGGTGTGTCTCGGTATTGCCGACGCTCGTGAAGCGATTGCTGGCGACACACAGCTTGCGCGGCGGCTTGATCAAATCGTTCTTCCACGGTGGAAGGCTGATGAAGAGTTTCAGGGATTGGTGGTTGGCATCCTTCGAAGCCTGCCGCTCCGTCGGCCATCAGCCCTCTCGGCTCAGAGCTTGCGCACTCTTACTCGCGCCACGGATGGGATCACCGCGAAGGTTTTTTGCATGCTGAACGAACTCGCAGTCGAAGCCGTTCGCTCGGGCAGTGAGCAAATCACCGACGAAGATGTTGAGCGCTGGAAACCAGCGCTTGAACGTGAAGCCGTCTTTGCCTGA
- a CDS encoding PsiF family protein, which yields MLKRILAAAIFAAGVSAAASAQTPPPAPDCAARATEKKLHGAALNSFMKRCERDTAAASCEAAAVEKKLAGAAKTSFTKKCVKDATATSNAQ from the coding sequence ATGTTGAAAAGGATTTTGGCCGCCGCGATCTTCGCCGCTGGCGTTTCCGCTGCGGCTTCCGCTCAAACGCCGCCTCCCGCTCCGGACTGCGCCGCCCGGGCTACCGAGAAGAAACTGCATGGCGCGGCGCTGAACAGCTTCATGAAAAGGTGCGAAAGGGACACCGCCGCTGCTTCCTGCGAAGCCGCCGCCGTCGAGAAAAAGTTGGCGGGCGCCGCCAAGACGAGCTTCACGAAGAAGTGCGTCAAGGACGCGACGGCGACGTCGAATGCTCAATAG